The DNA window gaaaaaagtaagaataaattgttgaaaattttccttttttaaatatgctctatttttcgtgaagaaccaaaaatggcaaatgtgctctatttttcgtggacggatggagtatatgacAAAATAAAGGTctatctttatttttatatatttatttaaagttTTATAGACAAATCAACCAATTGggctttatttttaattaatctatAGAGTTCATGACtcattaataaattttgaagtattatataaaaaaataagtactataaagcaaaataaataatgtaaacgAGAACTAAACAAGAGTATGTGTAGATAAGATCTATAACACATTTTTCATTATATACATTTGGCGACTGGTACACGAGAAAAACGGGTTGACATATATAATACTGTGTCTTTTTCTTTGGCATAATTTGTAGTACTACGAAACTAATCGGATTTctgatttataaatttatgtgttttttaaaagaaaggtaaatagaaattttaaaaacaatgaaaatAGAATATCTTTCAGTAttcttattctattttttaaaatattcctTTTCACAGTTCATGATTCTTACTTATTTAAAGTAGgcattatttttatgaatttattaaaaaaaattatatggtGGATTACGTCATACTAAAACGACCTTAATTACGTAAAGCGTTTGAATATGGAGACTAGATTACAtgcattattaaaaaatatgcacatcgataatattttatataatactagtaattgGTTTAAAAATAGTGAGAATCGCCACAAACCAGACCTGAAACTCCGGCAACGGAAGGCGCGGAGGCAGATAACCGGCGGCGGGAGCAATACTATTCAGCAGCTTCTTCAACAGCTTGTAGCGCAAGAATTTGTCCCTCCACTCCGGTAGGGTTTGCTCTAGGTGAATCCTAAATTCCCTCCCAAATTTCATTGCTTGTTTCAATATCTTGTCGATTTCAGGCTAATTTGAGAaatttggtgaagaagatattGGAATGGAATCAAACGTGGAAGAAAATTACTCGAAAAAGGTAAAGGATTGAAAAGAGAATTtgggttttgttttttgtttttttgttatttttgctTTAGAGACAGTGATCGATCCATGTGATCGAACCTGCTATGATACcatgttagaaaatataatgcgaaaaataaaagattattgcggaaagtaaaagacgagtagaactttaaagactacattgtgaatgacttaaGTTTATTCTCTCAATGATTACACAACCTTTTATAGACTCTACTTCtagctatacatggaaaatatattctaattatactaatatccttttatttgattttccattaTCTTTAGTTATTTTCCTTCTATATTCTTGCCATAATTTCAtcaattgccttcttgttctccaatcaattcatttccttattccaacaaTAGTATTCTAGTATAATCAGTACGTAGTACTAGTTCATCTGTACGAATATATTAATAAGTAGAAGTATATCTGAAAACTACTCCGTATTTCTTGTTTATTCAAATTTCCAGCATTATAATAAAATCCTAATTTGGTTCACAACATAAATGAGGAGACCGATATACGTACACGATTCTTGTTTATTCAATTTTCCAGCATTAGAATAAAAGGAAGGGTAGCATAGcatgtgcataattgataaaggaTAATTAGTGATGCAAATTAATTTAAGCTGGAGCCGGAGAAGGTGCTTCTGTAGCTACGACTGGTGCCGGAGTTGGCGCTTCTATAGGAGGATGAATGGCCATTGGTGCCGGAGTAGGCGCTTCTGTAGGCGGCGGTGGAGGTATGGCCATTGGCGCCGGAGAAGGAGATTCTATGGGTGCTGGAGAAGGCGGCGCTTCTATGGGTGCCGGAGAAGGCGATTCTATGGGTGCCGGAGTAGGAGCTTCTATGGGTGCCGGAGAAGGCGCTTCTATGGGCGCCGGAGAAGGCTCTTCTATGGGCGCCGGAGAAGGAGCTTCTATGGGTGGCGGAGTAGGCGCTTCTATGGGTGAGGGAGAAGGCGTTTCCATTGGTGCCGGAGTAGGCGCTTCTATGGGTGCTGGAGAAGGCGCTTCTATAGGTGGCGTAGGAATGTTCATTGGTGACGGAGAAGGAGCTTCTAGAGGTGCCGGAGGAGGAGCTTCTAATGTTGGCGGTGGAGGTGGTGATTTGTGTTTGTGTGGATGTGGTGGTGGCTTATGtttatgtttgtgtttgtgtggatgcggaggtggtggtggtggtgattcgTATTCAGGGGAAGGCGGTGGTGGACAATATATTTTGTAGTGGTGGCCGCGGTGGCCGTGGTGGCCGCGGTGATCAAATGGAGACCAATAAATAGGCCATTCTATGCAATGCTTCATGTGAAAAAAGAAAGTTGCATCAATGCATGTTACCAACATTGACAAAAGAGCTACTAATAAAACACATATTTTGAATTCCATTTTCGTCTGATTTAAGGCTTGCTTTGTTTGTTGTTGATTCCACCAGTTTCACACCATTTATATAGCCCAACATGCTTCaattacttttctttatttataaatGGCTATTCATATGTAGGCCGGCTAAATTAATCCATCTCTTAGAGTAGTACTAAATGAGCTCAAAAAAGTGAAACTTGAAATACTGCTCAATATTAGCATTTGCTGCGTATATACTGTATGTGTAACCGATTGAAATTTCACCGGAAATGTTTATTTTATAACTATTGCTTTTTATAactgaaatatttttatataaatagcTGAAATATTATAGCTACCTTGTACTTGTGCATATCATCTAATCTAAACCATAGAAGCGATAGAACTTATTTGTAAGCATCATGCAAAGACTAATAACTAAAGTTTGAGactcatcatttaattaatttatttcaaagTATATTCGaagattattaattaataaagagCAGATTATCTAGGTTTTGACTTGTAGAAGTTAAGCCGGAGCAAATAAAAAGTGATAGAGAAATTaaaatagatccatatgtagCCCGTCATCAATAACTTATTTGTACGTGAATAAACTAAAGAAGTGATAGTTTACCCCCTAATTATGAACTTTACAACCTCAACCTAGAAAGTAAAAGTAACACTATTATTgattcaaattattttacacaatatttagatatatttttGTTAAAGGGGGTAAGAGATCGAACTTCAGTCTCTCAGTACCCTTAaatcttaattaaatatttttcaaaaatacacttattaaatgtaatattttcgttaaagaAAATCTATAATACCAAAATAAATCTGAATTTGTATGTGGTATCATTGCaaatatattttgattaatttataattaaaataaacccTTTTATAATGttcatataataaaaatataacataaaattatatattactgaaatttagaaaaaatatattgaaattatttctttaatttttcaagctaaaaattttcatatatatatatatatataaatctaattaattTGTACATATAGGGAAATTTTATCACAGTAAttctcatactccctccgtcctataagaatatgcactctttcttttttagtctgtcacacaagaatatgcactttttaattttggaaagtcttatctctctaataaggtgggacccattctccactaacaatactttaattactttttttttctacatctctcttactttaccgattttacattaaaacccgtgctgaacccaaagtgcatattatttGGGGACGAAGTATTAGTTATCGCATTTTAttcaaatacaaaaaatatgatGTAAACGAAGAAATTAtaagataaaaatatatataaatatcattAACATTGATTTTGTTATTATCAGAACATAGCTGACATAGGCCAAGTTGCCACTCCAGGAAGGGCTTCGTTCGGACCACTCGGTGGTAACCAATGGAGGAACTATATGGAGTTAATAAGGGGCTTTTAAGCCCTTTCTcaattacataatttttttcCCATCCATATAATATCATCGaattttctgtattttgtgttaatCGTTATGCAAAAGCCCTTATCATCACAATACACATAAGGTAATTATGTTCtcaaatttttgaattattttttagcctcaaacaaaaaataaaatttttgcgTCCGCCCGCCCCTGCTGGTAACCAAGGTGAGTCGAGGGGGTCAACGCACGAAAACTCAACCTCCATCATTCACGGACCAAAGGGCGTCGAGACCGAAATGGAGGCAGATTGTCCAGAGGGAGGTGGAATTCTGCAAGGAATGAGTACTCATAGTCATGCCCATTAGAGAGGGGTAGAAGAAGCATGGATTCAGGTGATGTTGTTTGGCCTCATATCAATATGGGCTTGTAAAAAGTATTTCAAAAGTTGAACCTGGCCTTTTAATGACTTCAAATTAATTTCTTCAGTAAATCAAATATGGGCTTGTAAATAAGAGTAAGAAAAATTTGATGGTGTTTcaattttaggaaacgtttcattttcaaTGAGataatccaaaaaggaaaacatttcacttttaatccAAAATGCGTTGCTTCTACACACGGAGTGAGAGGAGACACCTGCTCTTAAGGTAAGTAAGCTTCATGATCTATTaccttttttcaaatttcaacacTTGGTTTAAATATCGGGTTCCGTCATTAACTTAGTATCACATTTGAGTTCTTTTACTATCTTTGAATTTAATATTGTAATTATAAAAGGctaagaaaataataatatcatttaaatcataattttggaTTGAGTTCTAATCAATTCTATaataacttttaaaaatgaCTAATTAAatcatactactccctccgttccatagtaatagagtcattttggtacgttccataataatagagtcatttccccctttttagtaaaagtcaacacatttctccacacctactttactctggCTTACTTcattctctcttcattctctcttcatctctctacatttttcattttccactttattatctcttacttaactcacctaacacattttttcttaatcttcgtgccgaaaagaaacaccTCTATTACTATGGTAatgagggagtatcattttacaTTTCTCAGTCATCTCttacaattaaaatttaaaatttaaattagacTGATGTCTATAAATATGACCAATTAaggacttaattaattactccatgaGATGCTATCGGAATGAATTTCCATATTTATAGGCATTACTCATCAATTTGAAGTGATAACTCTTCGATATAGTATTAACTATTGGCTGTCaccctttattttatttaatgtagTTTGGCCGGTAATTAAATACAGTTTACTTATATTATTTCAAGCTCACCACTGTATATTGTTAGACTTAGTGGTATATAATACGTACTTAATTGGTATTTAGTCTAACAAAGTTGAGTTACTAGCTTTAAACCACTCAGTTATTctagaaaaaatcaaaaaaataatttgattttcgAATATGatcttaattatataaaacttATACATCCACTTAATAAGTACTACTGTACTAGCAATTATATTATGTCTCTAGTTATATTTATCTTTAATGAAAAATATTCAGTATAATGTTATTcgcaataaattaatattatctaCTTTAAAATTTGAAGCTAGTTGGTCATGGGTAGGAgtgcacacggttcaaaaaccgtcggttccagttaggaaccggcggttcacggttcaacattTTCATGAACCTAGGGCTGAGTAAATATACCGAAAAAACAGTATATCGATACGTATCTTAccaaaaaatatcgaaaaatatcgaatttttggtataccgaaatttTCGGTACGATACAGTACCGTATCTTAAATTTTCAATACTATAATGATATGAATTTTCTTATACCGCGATAtaccgttttatatcgaatatttgatatatatcgatattatcggtataccgaaatatatcgaaaatcaataagtattgaattatcgatacataccaaaatatatcgaaaatcaataagtccatcaaatatatatgggctattatgaatttctcgtattcatttatttgtaaaaattattttttaaatataaaaatcaatttttacaaatatttctttttaattttaattgaaccgccggtttaaccgttgaaccggcggttcctgTTCCATATTTTGTTGAACCTGAATCGGACCGTGAGAACCGCTGAACCGTttggcggttccgaaccggcagTTAACCGCgtggttcggtttgtgcatgtctagTCATGGGTATCATTAAACTCGAATATGCTCTCGATACTCGAAATATATTATTCTgtaaatggagtatataacCAACCATGCATGAATTTTATTGAAAACGGGTAGTGTATATCCATTTTCACTCTACTTAAATGCAACACTCATTTAAATCAAGGATTTTGCTTATATTCAAATCAATCATGAAAtccgaaaataaaatattaaattataaagtttaGTTTTTCTTAATTATCCTATCAATATACAAAACGATGTCTTTTAGTAAATGATGTagtttgaattaaataaatactatttcattatcttttattttgta is part of the Salvia splendens isolate huo1 chromosome 6, SspV2, whole genome shotgun sequence genome and encodes:
- the LOC121807994 gene encoding glycine-rich cell wall structural protein-like, encoding MAIGAGVGASVGGGGGMAIGAGEGDSMGAGEGGASMGAGEGDSMGAGVGASMGAGEGASMGAGEGSSMGAGEGASMGGGVGASMGEGEGVSIGAGVGASMGAGEGASIGGVGMFIGDGEGASRGAGGGASNVGGGGGDLCLCGCGGGLCLCLCLCGCGGGGGGDSYSGEGGGGQYIL